Proteins co-encoded in one Pseudomonas fluorescens genomic window:
- the mreD gene encoding rod shape-determining protein MreD, which yields MVGVKASRNGWIVWLTFLIGMLLSVSPLPQFMEILRPLWLALLLAFWALYMPQMIGMVTAFCLGLAEDVLYGTLLGQNALILTLITFLVLSLQQRLRMFPMWQQSLVILVIFGLAQLVQLWLSALTGNRQPTLALVLPALVSALLWPWVSFALRGLRRRYKIN from the coding sequence ATGGTCGGTGTCAAAGCCTCCCGAAACGGCTGGATCGTCTGGCTGACCTTTCTGATCGGCATGCTGCTCAGTGTGTCGCCGTTGCCGCAGTTCATGGAAATCCTCCGCCCGCTGTGGCTGGCGTTGCTCCTCGCATTCTGGGCGCTGTACATGCCGCAGATGATCGGCATGGTGACGGCTTTCTGCCTGGGGCTGGCCGAGGACGTGCTTTATGGCACGTTGCTGGGGCAGAACGCCTTGATCCTGACCTTGATCACATTCCTGGTGCTCTCGTTGCAACAGCGCCTGCGGATGTTCCCGATGTGGCAGCAGAGCCTGGTGATCCTGGTGATCTTCGGCCTCGCTCAACTTGTACAGCTCTGGCTCAGCGCCTTGACTGGCAATCGTCAGCCGACCCTGGCGCTGGTCCTGCCGGCGCTGGTCAGTGCCTTGCTCTGGCCCTGGGTCAGCTTCGCTTTGCGCGGATTGCGCCGACGCTACAAAATCAACTGA
- a CDS encoding Maf family protein produces MKPLYLASGSPRRRELLTQIGVPFTAISADIDETPLANESPSAYVERLARGKAEAGRRSVVCDTPFCVLGADTAVVLDGKILGKPVDEADACAMLMMLSGKEHEVLTAISVLDGDRCESQVVRSLVRFRAISREEAAAYWASGEPRDKAGGYGIQGLGAVFVAGLNGSYSAVVGLPVCESAELLGHFGIPCWQKPSAQ; encoded by the coding sequence ATGAAGCCGCTTTATCTCGCCTCAGGATCGCCGCGTCGGCGTGAGTTGCTCACGCAGATCGGCGTCCCGTTTACCGCCATCAGCGCGGATATCGATGAGACTCCTCTTGCCAATGAATCCCCGTCGGCCTATGTCGAGCGCCTCGCGCGTGGCAAGGCCGAGGCCGGGCGGCGCTCTGTCGTCTGCGACACGCCATTTTGTGTGTTGGGCGCCGACACTGCAGTGGTGCTGGACGGCAAAATTCTTGGCAAACCGGTGGACGAAGCCGACGCATGCGCCATGCTGATGATGTTGTCCGGCAAGGAACACGAAGTGCTCACCGCCATCTCCGTGCTCGACGGGGACCGTTGCGAGTCTCAAGTGGTGCGCAGCCTGGTACGGTTCCGGGCGATCAGCCGTGAAGAAGCCGCGGCCTACTGGGCCAGTGGCGAACCTCGGGACAAGGCCGGCGGTTACGGCATTCAGGGGCTCGGCGCGGTGTTCGTTGCCGGTCTCAACGGCAGTTATTCGGCCGTGGTCGGTTTGCCGGTGTGCGAAAGCGCAGAACTGCTCGGTCATTTCGGCATACCCTGTTGGCAAAAACCGAGTGCGCAGTAA
- the rng gene encoding ribonuclease G, with protein sequence MSEEILINITPMESRVAVVENGVLQEVHVERTQKRGIVGNIYKGKVVRVLPGMQAAFVDIGLDRAAFIHASEISLREGPAVESISALVHEGQSLVVQVTKDPIGSKGARLTTQLSIPSRYLVYMPRTAHVGISLKIEDEAERERLKQVVSDCVAKEGIKEAGGFILRTAAEGAGADEILMDIRYLRRLWDQINEQIKTVGAPSVIYEDLGLALRTLRDLVSPKIEKIRIDSRETFQKTTQFVAELMPEIADRLEHYPGERPIFDLYGVEDEIQKALERKVPLKSGGYLVVDPAEAMTTIDVNTGAFVGHRNLEETIFKTNLEAATAIARQMRLRNLGGIIIIDFIDMEDEEHQRQVLRTLEKQLERDHAKTNIIGITELGLVQMTRKRTRESLEQVLCEPCSSCQGRGKLKTPETICYEIFREILREARAYQAEGYRVLANQKVVDRLLDEESGNVAELEGFIGRTIRFQVETMYSQEQYDVVLL encoded by the coding sequence ATGAGTGAAGAGATTCTGATCAACATCACGCCGATGGAATCGCGCGTGGCGGTGGTCGAAAACGGTGTGCTGCAAGAAGTGCATGTCGAGCGCACGCAAAAACGCGGGATCGTCGGCAACATCTATAAAGGCAAGGTCGTGCGGGTACTGCCGGGCATGCAGGCGGCATTTGTCGACATCGGCCTGGATCGTGCGGCATTCATTCACGCCTCGGAAATCTCCCTGCGTGAAGGCCCGGCAGTGGAAAGCATCAGCGCGCTGGTGCATGAGGGCCAAAGCCTGGTGGTGCAGGTGACCAAGGACCCGATCGGCTCCAAAGGGGCGCGTCTGACCACTCAGCTGTCGATTCCTTCGCGCTATCTGGTCTACATGCCGCGCACGGCCCACGTTGGCATTTCCCTGAAGATCGAAGACGAAGCCGAACGAGAGCGCTTGAAGCAGGTGGTCAGCGATTGTGTGGCCAAGGAAGGGATCAAGGAGGCGGGCGGCTTCATCCTGCGTACCGCCGCCGAAGGTGCCGGGGCCGATGAGATCCTGATGGACATCCGCTACCTGCGACGCCTGTGGGATCAGATCAACGAGCAGATCAAGACCGTCGGCGCACCGAGTGTGATCTACGAAGACCTCGGCCTGGCCCTGCGCACCCTGCGGGATCTGGTCAGCCCCAAGATCGAGAAGATCCGCATCGACTCCCGGGAAACCTTTCAGAAAACCACGCAGTTCGTCGCCGAACTGATGCCGGAAATCGCCGATCGTCTGGAACACTACCCGGGCGAGCGGCCGATCTTCGACCTGTATGGCGTCGAAGACGAAATCCAGAAGGCCCTTGAGCGCAAGGTGCCGCTGAAGTCCGGCGGTTATCTGGTGGTGGATCCGGCAGAAGCCATGACCACCATCGACGTGAACACCGGGGCGTTCGTCGGACATCGCAACCTCGAAGAAACAATCTTCAAGACCAACCTCGAAGCCGCCACCGCGATTGCCCGGCAGATGCGCCTGCGCAATCTGGGCGGGATCATCATCATCGACTTCATCGACATGGAAGATGAAGAACACCAGCGTCAGGTTCTGCGAACCCTGGAAAAACAGCTGGAGCGCGATCACGCCAAGACCAACATCATCGGCATCACCGAGCTCGGTCTGGTGCAGATGACCCGCAAGCGCACCCGTGAAAGCCTCGAACAGGTACTGTGTGAGCCTTGCAGCAGTTGCCAGGGCCGGGGCAAGCTGAAAACCCCGGAAACCATCTGTTACGAGATCTTCCGCGAGATCCTGCGCGAAGCCCGGGCCTATCAGGCCGAGGGTTACCGCGTGCTGGCGAACCAGAAAGTCGTCGACCGTTTGCTCGATGAAGAATCCGGCAACGTTGCCGAGCTTGAAGGGTTTATTGGCCGCACCATACGCTTCCAGGTGGAAACCATGTATTCCCAGGAACAATATGACGTGGTGCTGCTCTGA